CATCATCGCGTTTTTTGATAGGCATAATTAATCTGAATTTAACACCGAGGTCTAAAAATCCTATGTACCAAGTCGTTGCGTCTGACTTAGATGGCACGTTGCTGTCCCCCGATCACCTTCTTACTCCGTATGCTAAAGAAACGCTGAAACTGCTCACCGCAGAAGGTGTTCATTTCGTCTTCGCAACAGGCCGTCACCATATCGACGTGGGGCAAATTCGCGATAATCTCGAAATTAAAGCCTACATGATCACCTCTAATGGCGCGCGCGTGCATGATACCGACGGCAACCTGGTATTCAGCCACGACCTCGATCGTGATATCGCCCAGGATTTGTTTGGCGTAGTACATACCAGCGAAGATATCGTCACCAACGTCTATCGCGGCGACCAATGGTTTATGAACCGCCATCGCCCGGAAGAGATGAAATATTTTAAAGAAGCGGTGTTTAACTACAGTCTGTTTGAACCTGGTTTGCTGGAAGCGGATGGCGTCAGTAAAGTGTTCTTCACCTGTGATTCTCACGAAAAACTGCTGCCGCTTGAGCAAGCACTGATCGCCCGTTGGGGTGACCGCGTGAACGTCAGCTTCTCGACGCTGACGTGCCTGGAAGTGATGGCGGGCGGTGTATCCAAAGGCCACGCGCTGGAAGCGGTATCTAAGGCGATGGGTTACAGCCTGAAAGAGTGTATCGCCTTTGGCGACGGCATGAACGATGCCGAAATGCTGAGCATGGCGGGCAAAGGTTGCATTATGGGCAATGCCCATCAGCGTCTGAAGGATTTGCTGCCAGAGCTGGAAGTCATCGGTACCAACGCCGATAACGCCGTTCCGCATTACCT
This genomic window from Buttiauxella gaviniae contains:
- the yigL gene encoding sugar/pyridoxal phosphate phosphatase YigL gives rise to the protein MYQVVASDLDGTLLSPDHLLTPYAKETLKLLTAEGVHFVFATGRHHIDVGQIRDNLEIKAYMITSNGARVHDTDGNLVFSHDLDRDIAQDLFGVVHTSEDIVTNVYRGDQWFMNRHRPEEMKYFKEAVFNYSLFEPGLLEADGVSKVFFTCDSHEKLLPLEQALIARWGDRVNVSFSTLTCLEVMAGGVSKGHALEAVSKAMGYSLKECIAFGDGMNDAEMLSMAGKGCIMGNAHQRLKDLLPELEVIGTNADNAVPHYLRKMFLGKD